The genomic DNA cctttaagagcattcgtGATCCTGATTTGGCCCAaagtgaaaatgagtttgacaccctgctttagtgaatttgaaccaTGTGAAGCTAAAGCTACGCCGCCTGAGGAGTTTtgagtaaaacatatttacaaacagttttgtcttgaaataagacaaaaccaacttacaagtaatataggagcttgttttaagtcaataattccatttttttcattttagaagtggaataatctgccaatggcatcaatattaaggaattatttacttaaagctcttatatcttactgaaaagtggCTTATAAGTTAGTTGTcgtattttaagtgtaatacGATATTTGCAGTTCAAACAAAACCGGAattacttggtaacattttgtgtttttgcagtgaagtcatttttaaaaaaattgttttgcaggTAAACACGAtgggtgaggaggaggagaaccgGCCGGAGGACTACAGCGTTTACAGAGTGTACATCCCAGAGGAAGAGCTGGCAAACCGAGACAGGGAAGTGGACAAGGGAGACTCTGCCGATGTTCCTCAGGACCTGTGTTACCCAGAAACCAACAGGATCTTCATTGCAGGAGACGGCAGCGAATGCGACTTGGACTCTGCCGAGGATCTGAGTTTCGGGGGCCTCAGAGCGTTCAGGCGAAGACTGTCTGAGCCGAAAATCAGCCGCGGCAGAGGGAGAGGCAGGGGAAGGGGATTCAAGAAGCGAAAGTGGGGATCATCCCAAGAGAAAAGGTCGCCGACTTTAGCTCACCGCCAAGATCTGTGGTACGCCGCCGCTGCTGGACTGGGAGGGGGCTTTGCCTTGGACTTCAGCCAGGAGGATCTGAAGACCGCAGCAAATTATTTCGTTGATTTCCCCCGGTTGGACTTTGCTTTGGGCAGCGTTCACGGTGAAAAGGTCTCCCCCATGAATCAGTTCTCACTGGAAGAGTCTGGTGCTGGCGAAGGGAGTTCAGGTTTGAACGCTGTCGGCACAAACGAAGGAGGGGATGAGTCCGTCGCCGTGGTGGGCTCCACTTCCAGCGTGACGGGGCCTGTAATTTGCGAGCACTGTGGCCTCACTTTCCCCTCAGCACACTCCCTGGCCGTCCACTCCCGCTCCACCCACCTTCTGTACGTCTGCCCCTGCTGCGGGAAGCACTTCCACCACTCCAGCAATCTCACCAGACACATGGCCGTGCACCGAGGGGCCGCCAAGGCCCACCAGTGCCCCCTGTGCTACAAGACGTTCACCCAGAAGTCCACGCTGATAGACCACATGAACCTCCACAGCGGGGAGCGGCCACATCGATGCGCCTACTGCCACGCCCGCTTTGCCCACAAGCCTGCCTTACGACGCCACCTGAAGGAGCAGCACGGGAAAACCACGGGGCAGAACTCCCTGCACGAGCAGGAGGAGCGGGAAAGAGCGAGAGAAACTGCAGTAAGAGAGCCGGAGGAAGAACAGGAATGCCTGGTTACTGAACAAACTGAGCAAGTGTCATGAGCAAAAACATACTTTCCCATGTTCTGTTCAAcccaaacttcagtgtattttatcaggatttttttgtgatgGGCCAACACAAGGTGGCCTAAGGTAGAAGGAAAAATTccacattttacaaataaaaagattaattatatggcatgcatttgtattctaGCAAGGGCTGGACAATAcatcaataataatatatatcGTGGAAGACACGTGATCGATATCAGTAAATAATACGTCTGATAGAGTAGTcaataattttactgaactcagatccagaaccacacGGCATTCTGGGGGTCGGAAAGAGGAAAGCTAAGCCAGCTAAGCTAGGTTGGCgacatcaactaactcactcgtTGTTTGGTTACAGTTTAAGATTTCACCACGGTGCCTCCTAGctgcttaaaaattaaaaactgaggTGTGGAATGAAACTTTGGCTAAAATAGGAAAGGTCATGCCACCAGTTCAAACTactcaataattattgatatcgactgatatTAAACGCATATCGTTAgacgtttttcagccatatcgcCCAACGCCGGTAGAATTTCTACCGGCCAATCAGATaacaggagaagttgtgaacgatgacgtCGATTTTTCTGCGCTGTCTTGGTAGTCTgtttgtagttttagcaatggcagcgcTGGGAGTGATCGAAGCTgttcagtccgtgttggtcgtgtttcaaaaatactgaattaatATTAACAGCCGTTTTATTCGGCTTtgcacttctctctttgcagtgcaGGATCAAACTAGAGCATGACGTACGTCACGGCCGAACGTTAGCATTGGGTAAAATTTCAA from Gambusia affinis linkage group LG14, SWU_Gaff_1.0, whole genome shotgun sequence includes the following:
- the LOC122843392 gene encoding zinc finger and BTB domain-containing protein 12-like, which produces METVCFRLPGHGDTTLKHMNSLRYRQHFCDITIVASNNQTFKGHKVVLAACSPFLRDQFLLNPSPRLQVSMLYSSSVVCDLLQSCYTGMLQFSPEEIVNYLTAASYFQMEHIVERCRAALERYVQLKNPNLVKMAEEDGQVRPVILSANVHSVASPLTTQPSPIEQHSPAVITLEEENSETSAQHAGDSPVLDEPDAKVNTMGEEEENRPEDYSVYRVYIPEEELANRDREVDKGDSADVPQDLCYPETNRIFIAGDGSECDLDSAEDLSFGGLRAFRRRLSEPKISRGRGRGRGRGFKKRKWGSSQEKRSPTLAHRQDLWYAAAAGLGGGFALDFSQEDLKTAANYFVDFPRLDFALGSVHGEKVSPMNQFSLEESGAGEGSSGLNAVGTNEGGDESVAVVGSTSSVTGPVICEHCGLTFPSAHSLAVHSRSTHLLYVCPCCGKHFHHSSNLTRHMAVHRGAAKAHQCPLCYKTFTQKSTLIDHMNLHSGERPHRCAYCHARFAHKPALRRHLKEQHGKTTGQNSLHEQEERERARETAVREPEEEQECLVTEQTEQVS